The proteins below come from a single Drosophila suzukii chromosome X, CBGP_Dsuzu_IsoJpt1.0, whole genome shotgun sequence genomic window:
- the LOC108019087 gene encoding uncharacterized protein: MCCAPMCGAPACGPSMCCRPACRMPLEPLRPATVHRSCPSSKCTLCSQNNSEQECRCTCQRNKHILEALSCLFRVTKFQILTTLFQLAYHESRPLPRFPRDRIWSVMENVKAPYTELHDLKIYDSLYDRCGQPIDPLDRTNAYKLLRLIFLGPVLVPEQKTQLLAMLLKLNARAACPVDLNGLLLVLQQVQLDELVCGILEQDGRIKRFHSARQCLQLCNLYHKVAATDKNAVIRKRRRRKTKSKAKDADTQKKPQRRTITPQIYCTRRVPEIEEPSNRAESGSPVVRSTGSSHRRSSNKKSWVAGEKGSRRESRNSTGSPKKGKTETASAGVRMQGGDRRRSK, translated from the coding sequence ATGTGCTGCGCTCCGATGTGCGGTGCACCGGCCTGCGGGCCCTCGATGTGCTGCCGGCCCGCCTGCCGGATGCCGCTGGAGCCACTGCGTCCGGCGACAGTCCACCGCAGCTGTCCCTCCTCGAAGTGCACGCTGTGCAGCCAGAACAACTCGGAGCAGGAGTGCCGCTGCACCTGCCAGCGCAACAAGCACATCCTGGAGGCGCTGAGCTGCCTGTTCCGCGTCACCAAATTCCAGATACTGACCACCCTCTTCCAGCTCGCCTACCACGAGAGCCGGCCGCTGCCGCGCTTCCCACGCGATCGCATCTGGTCGGTAATGGAGAACGTGAAGGCACCGTACACGGAGCTCCACGACCTGAAGATCTACGACAGCCTGTACGATCGCTGCGGCCAGCCTATCGATCCGTTGGACCGGACGAATGCCTACAAGCTGTTGCGCCTGATCTTCCTGGGTCCGGTGCTGGTGCCCGAGCAGAAGACCCAGCTCCTGGCCATGCTTCTCAAGCTGAACGCCCGTGCCGCCTGCCCCGTGGACCTCAATGGCCTGCTATTGGTCCTGCAGCAGGTGCAGCTGGATGAGCTGGTGTGCGGCATCTTGGAGCAGGACGGCAGGATCAAGCGGTTCCACAGCGCCCGACAGTGCCTGCAGCTGTGCAATCTCTACCACAAGGTGGCCGCCACGGACAAGAATGCGGTTATCCGCAAGCGACGCCGGCGCAAAACGAAGTCCAAGGCCAAGGATGCGGATACACAGAAGAAGCCGCAGCGCAGGACCATCACCCCGCAGATATACTGCACCCGCCGCGTACCGGAGATCGAGGAACCATCCAACCGGGCCGAGAGCGGCTCACCCGTCGTCCGCAGTACCGGCAGCTCCCACCGTCGCTCGTCCAATAAGAAGAGCTGGGTTGCGGGGGAGAAGGGATCCCGCCGGGAGTCGCGCAACTCCACGGGATCCCCAAAGAAGGGCAAGACCGAAACGGCCAGCGCGGGAGTACGGATGCAGGGTGGCGACCGCCGGAGGAGTAAATGA